From the genome of Atribacterota bacterium:
CATCATTGATAGTGTACAAATATACATTTCCTTTTTGTTGTCTGTTGACAAGACTGGTTTTTACTAAATCATTTAAGGCAAAGTTAGCCCCGGCTTTACTCATTTTGGTAGCAATCTGAATCTCTTTTGATAAAAATTCCTTGCCGGCTTTTTGTATTAAATATTCAATTACCTTCTGTGGATTTGTTTTAAATAGAATTTCTTTCATTTGAAATATCCTTCTGGATAATATATTAGCCTTATGGCTATTATTATAGCCGGAAAAATTTTCCCGTCAAATATTTTTTTGAGGAAACAAATGTTGGTGATTCTTGTTTTTTATTTTTAGCAAAAAAAATGTAAGATCAAAGACAGTTGTCAGTTGACGGTTTTTAGTTTTCAGGCAAAAATAAGTTACAAGTTGCAAGTTTCGAGATACAAGTTAAATATATTTAACCAACACATAGGTTACACTTTTGATTCAGGACATAGGTTACACTATAGACCTGCTATTTATTAGCTACAGTAAAAAGTGATAGGTAATAAATGATAAACAAATAATACTTTTTTGGATATAAATGGATGAGATTGCTTTGTAGATTAAGAGCAATAAAATATTTTTAGAAAAACTATTTTGCTTTAGGAACAAAATCAATTTTTGAATCAGACTCACAAGCTTTGACATTTTTATATTTAGATTTATAGTCTTAGGGGAAGCGAAGGAGATTGTTTTATCCTTAGCTGGTTAGATTAAAGTTTGCTGGCAGCATCTTGATCTAGAATAATAGATACCTCATTATGAAGCTGAAGGACAGTTGCTGGTACCTCAGTGCTGACTGGCCCCTTGATAGTCTTAACTATTACTGGAGATTTCTTTCGGCCACTAGCTAAGAGAATAATTTTTTCGGCCTTCATGATTGTTCCGATACCCATGGTGAGAGCTTGCCGGGGTACTTCCTTGATATCGTCAAAATATTTGACATTGGCGCGGATAGTTGCTTTTGATAAATTTACCAGGTGAGTCTTGCTATTCAGACCGATGGCCGGCTCATTAAAACCAAGATGCCCATTATCACCAATACCCAATATCTGTAAGTCTAGGCCACCTCTTTTTTTAATGAGATCTTCAAATCTTTGGCATTCCTCATCGATATTATCTGTTATTCCGTTTAATAAGTATATGTTTTCTTTATTGATGTTTATATGCTGAAAGAAGGTATCCCACATAAAATAATGGTAACTTTGCGGGTGCTCCGGGGATAGTCCATAATATTCATCCAGGTTAAAGGTAACCACTTGGGAAAAGTCTATTTCTCCTTTTTTAAACTTTTTAATCAATTCCTGATACATACCCACCGGTGTCTGCCCGGTAGCCAAACCCAGGACTGTATTTTTCTTCCTGGTGATTTGATCGGCAACCAGCTGAGCAGCTTGAACACTTAGCTCATGATAGTCCTTTACAATGACAACATTCATAGCTCTTCTCTCCTGAAGATGACTTTTCCTGAAACCATAGTTAAGTCCACTTCAAAGTTTTTATTTAGTATGACTATATCTGCATCTTTGCCTGGTTCCAGACTTCCTTTTTTATTATTTATACCCAGACACTTTGCTGGATTATAGCTGGCCATTTGAATGGCTTCCCCTAATGGAATGTCTGCTTTAGTTACAATGTTCTGTACAGCTTTATTCATGGTTAGAACGCTGCCGGCCAAAGTACCATCCTGGAGCCTAGCCTGTTCCTTAGCCACTATCACTTTCTGTCCCCCCAGATCATAGGTGCCTTCCGGCAAGCCGGTTGCCCTAATGGCATCAGTAATTAGAACTATTTTATTACTCCCCTTCATCTGGTGTATTATTTTCAATATGATCGGATGGATATGTATTCCATCAGCAATGACCTCTACTGTTATTCTGGAATCAGATAAAGCGGCACCCACTATACCTGGCTCTCGATGGTGCAATCCTCTCATGGCATTAAACAGATGGGTAACATGGTTTAAACCGGATTGAAGGGCATCCTGCATCTCTTCATAGGTAGCATTAGTATGCCCTGCTGAGGCAATGATATCTTGTTCACACAGCCAGGGAATAAAATCCAGTGCTCCGGGCATTTCCGGTGCCAGGGTCACTAGGCGAATTAAATTGCCGGAAGCTTGATTGAAGGCCAGAAATTCCTCTTTGGAGAGCTGGATAATATCTTCTTTGTTTTGGGCTCCTTTTTTCTCCGGATTGATATAGGGTCCTTCCAGGTGTATTCCTAAAATCTCAGCTGCTCCGGTACCCTTTAATCTGGCTTCCCCGATGCTCTGGAGGCTTTTTATAATATCATCTTTGCTCATGGTCAGGGTGGTAGGAAGAAAAGCAGTGGTGCCATAATGACAATGGTTAGCAGCAATCTTTTTAATAGCTCCATACTCTCCATCCATCACATCTGCCCCATCGCCTCCATGAACATGAAGATCAATAAAACCAGGCATAATGTATTTATTCCTAGCTTCAAGAATCTCTGCCTGGCCAAAACTGGAGGAGTCTTTGGTACTATCTTTAATAGGTGTGACAGATATAATCTTCCCCTTTTCAATCATAATATGGCCTTCAAAAGATTGAAAAGGAGTAAAGATAGTACCATTTAAAATAACGGTTCTTTGTTCTTTATTACTCAACATTTCTCATTCTCATAATAAAATTATTTTTATTAAATATAGGTAGCCAATATATCATATATATGAAGCTCAATTTTAGTCAGTTCCCATTACTTCTCTAGTTCTCGCTGCTGATTAAGGGCAAGCTGGCAGCTGCTATGGATTGCCCCACTCTCCGGTTAGATTCATCTGGAAGATGCAGAGAAATTTTATCATACAATTCTGTAAATTCTTCCCTTAAAACCTGGCTGGCCTGCTCTAAGATTATATGCCCTCCTTGGCCTGAAGTCACCCGGCCTAATATTAATACATGTTCCAGATTATAAAAATCCGCGTAATAGGCAATGGCATATCCCAAATATATGCCAATAGTTTTAAATACCTGAAAGGCCTTTTGATCTCCTTCAGCCAGTAATTCCTGAACATGTGTTAATTGTTCCGCAAGTGTTTGTTCTTTAGGTAAGGTAACACCAGCTTTATTTGCCAGTCGTATCACAGCTATCTGGGATAAATATTGTACCCCACAGCCGGAGTCCTGGGACCAGGAATCAACCGGCGCCTTTTTATTAAAATCAATGGGTACAAAAGCCAGTTCATTTAATTGGGTGGTAATATTCCCTTTTCGATCTACATATCCCCCCGCTTCACTCGATCCCAGGGCAATGCCCAGCACTGCATTAGCCTGTAAGGACATGGAACCGGCTAGGGCGGTAACCTCTCCGTCATTGATTACCTTCAAAGGTACATTCCATTCCCTCTGGATGTCTATGAAAATATTTTTTATTCTTTTTTCAAAAAGACAGGGAGGAATGCTTCGAAACAAAGAGGCAGCCATCACCCGATTGTTGATATAGACACCAGCCGAACTCCCCCCGATAGAATCAACACGGGGCAGGTGTTGGGCAGCTCGTCGTAACATCGTCATTATTTCGTGATAATGGTACTCAGGATCATCCTGCTCACCGGGATCCCAGGGTACTTCCTCACTGAATACTACTTTTCCGTCTATAACCGCACTGACTTTTCTGTCACTTGCTCCCAGGTCAAAACCGATACGACAGCCCTTAAGTTCTCGATTGACAGGAATGGATTGTTCTTTCACATGGATGTTTTGTCCTGTATGGTAGGCAACTACAGAAAATGGTTTCCCATAGATATCAGACATAAAATTGGCATCAAAAAAGCGTTTACCTTTTTTTGAATATAATTCTTTAATATAATTTACAATATCAGTTGGGCCATCTATCACAATTTTATTTCCGCCATGAATCCAGAGCATTGTCTTTGTTAATCTTTCCACATAGGTATAATTACTGGAATCAAATCCAATTCCCTTAGAAGAAATCTGAGTTTTATAAACTGAATAGAAGATATCATTCCTGGCAATACCAATTCTTAATGGAATACCATTTTTTGCATTCCTCACTTTCTTAAGAAAAACACGATTCCATAAAGCAGCAGGGTAAAAATCTTCATCAAAAGAGAATATCTTTTTAAATTTCATCGATAGTGTGCTTCCCCTTCATCGTTTTATTGTCTAACCACAATTTTGTTCTTTAGTCTGCTATCTTCTGCGTAGAAAGCCATTAAATGGCTTTCCATTGCTTCTTCTACAGCAGTTGAAAAAATAGATTTATCATTTTTTTGTATGGCTTTAATAAAATTAGATATAATCCTAAAATCCCCACCATAATGTCCGAAACCAGCATGCTTACTAAGCATATACTTATTCTTATCAAGAGTATCGTATACTATTTTTTGTTGATTTTTAAATAAAGTAATTTCTATGAAACGGGAATCTCCTATCATTTCCCCTAAAGGACCCATCACTCTTGTTCTTCTGCTTCCAGTTGTAAAAGCAGACATGGTAAAGGAAGCTGTTATTCCTCCTTCAAACTCTATACAAACTACCTGATGGTCTACTGCATCATTATCACAATGATACACACATCTTCCATAAGGACCTTCTCTCAAAGCCCGGATTCTTCCTTCGTATGTCAAATCATGGGTGATAACATCCACTGGCCAACCAGTTACTTCGGGATCTAAATATAATTTCAAAGCAGAATACGGGCAATCCTCTTCAATGTCACAATTAATACATCGGGCAGCACTTCCTTTGGGAGCATTTTCTTTTTTAAAATGTAACAAAGAACCAAATGAGGCTATTTTTTGAAAAGGCTTCCCTACTAGCCACCTTAATATATCTAAATCATGACATGATTTTGCCAGAATCATAGGACTTGATGTTTTTAAGTTTCTCCAATTTCCTCTGACATAACTATGAGCATGATGCCAATATCCAACGGGTTCAATGTGCTCTATAGAGATAATTCCGCCAAGTATTCCCTCATCAATAATCTCTTTCATTTTTTTAAAATATGGTGTATGTCTCAACACATGGCATACTCCGACAATTTTTTTATTTCTCTGGGAAACTTCTACAATTTCTTTACA
Proteins encoded in this window:
- a CDS encoding Gfo/Idh/MocA family oxidoreductase; the protein is MKPVKVIVLGAGDRGNAYAEYSLYHGHEMKIVGVAEPREYYRNEFSKKYSLEKQFIFHTYEEALEVKKFADAIIIATPDRIHYLPVIKSLKRGYHVLVEKPIAVNEEECKEIVEVSQRNKKIVGVCHVLRHTPYFKKMKEIIDEGILGGIISIEHIEPVGYWHHAHSYVRGNWRNLKTSSPMILAKSCHDLDILRWLVGKPFQKIASFGSLLHFKKENAPKGSAARCINCDIEEDCPYSALKLYLDPEVTGWPVDVITHDLTYEGRIRALREGPYGRCVYHCDNDAVDHQVVCIEFEGGITASFTMSAFTTGSRRTRVMGPLGEMIGDSRFIEITLFKNQQKIVYDTLDKNKYMLSKHAGFGHYGGDFRIISNFIKAIQKNDKSIFSTAVEEAMESHLMAFYAEDSRLKNKIVVRQ
- the nagA gene encoding N-acetylglucosamine-6-phosphate deacetylase, translating into MLSNKEQRTVILNGTIFTPFQSFEGHIMIEKGKIISVTPIKDSTKDSSSFGQAEILEARNKYIMPGFIDLHVHGGDGADVMDGEYGAIKKIAANHCHYGTTAFLPTTLTMSKDDIIKSLQSIGEARLKGTGAAEILGIHLEGPYINPEKKGAQNKEDIIQLSKEEFLAFNQASGNLIRLVTLAPEMPGALDFIPWLCEQDIIASAGHTNATYEEMQDALQSGLNHVTHLFNAMRGLHHREPGIVGAALSDSRITVEVIADGIHIHPIILKIIHQMKGSNKIVLITDAIRATGLPEGTYDLGGQKVIVAKEQARLQDGTLAGSVLTMNKAVQNIVTKADIPLGEAIQMASYNPAKCLGINNKKGSLEPGKDADIVILNKNFEVDLTMVSGKVIFRREEL
- a CDS encoding ROK family protein, with product MKFKKIFSFDEDFYPAALWNRVFLKKVRNAKNGIPLRIGIARNDIFYSVYKTQISSKGIGFDSSNYTYVERLTKTMLWIHGGNKIVIDGPTDIVNYIKELYSKKGKRFFDANFMSDIYGKPFSVVAYHTGQNIHVKEQSIPVNRELKGCRIGFDLGASDRKVSAVIDGKVVFSEEVPWDPGEQDDPEYHYHEIMTMLRRAAQHLPRVDSIGGSSAGVYINNRVMAASLFRSIPPCLFEKRIKNIFIDIQREWNVPLKVINDGEVTALAGSMSLQANAVLGIALGSSEAGGYVDRKGNITTQLNELAFVPIDFNKKAPVDSWSQDSGCGVQYLSQIAVIRLANKAGVTLPKEQTLAEQLTHVQELLAEGDQKAFQVFKTIGIYLGYAIAYYADFYNLEHVLILGRVTSGQGGHIILEQASQVLREEFTELYDKISLHLPDESNRRVGQSIAAASLPLISSEN
- the nagB gene encoding glucosamine-6-phosphate deaminase, with the protein product MNVVIVKDYHELSVQAAQLVADQITRKKNTVLGLATGQTPVGMYQELIKKFKKGEIDFSQVVTFNLDEYYGLSPEHPQSYHYFMWDTFFQHININKENIYLLNGITDNIDEECQRFEDLIKKRGGLDLQILGIGDNGHLGFNEPAIGLNSKTHLVNLSKATIRANVKYFDDIKEVPRQALTMGIGTIMKAEKIILLASGRKKSPVIVKTIKGPVSTEVPATVLQLHNEVSIILDQDAASKL